The following nucleotide sequence is from Pirellulales bacterium.
GCGGCATGTTATGCGTGTGCCGAGCATGGTATGTTTCACCATCAGTCCTCGCACGGTGCGGTAGAATTATTAGTGCATAATCCGGTTGATGACTGGTTCTGTCAACGTGCCGTCCTGTACCCTGCGCCCTGAATCCTGAACCCTTTCTTCACATGCTGCATCTTGTCGTAATGGCTGGCGGGGCAGGAACGCGGTTCTGGCCGGAAAGTCGCGCCGCGCGCCCCAAGCAATTGCTGCCGCTGGCGGGAGAGCGCACCATGCTGCAAATGGCCGTCGATCGATTGGGCACGCTGCACAGCGCGGAGAATTTGTGGATCTTGACCGCCGCGGCATTGATAGAGGCGGTGAGAAAACAACTGCCGGCGCTTCGGCCCGATCACATGATTGGCGAGCCGTGCAAGCGCGACACCGCGCCGTGCATTGGATTGGCGGCGCTGCTGCTCAGTCGCAACGATCCGAACGCCACCATGGCGGTGCTGCCGGCCGATCAGGTGATTCAGCCCGACGATCAATTTCAGCGGGCAGTTAAGGCGGCGGCTGCGCTGGTGGAAGAGCGGCCGGAGCGAATTGTCACGTTTGGCATTCAGCCGACCTACCCGGCGACGACGTTTGGTTACGTCGAACGAGGCGAGGGGCGCCTTCAATCTGGTGCATTACTCAAGAGCGAGGGGACGCCCGAATTGCGGGTATTTCAGGTTTCTCGATTTCGCGAAAAGCCGCCGGCCAGTGTGGCGCAAGAATACGTCGCCTCGGGCCGGTTCTATTGGAACTGCGGCATTTTTGTGTGGCGGGCGTCGACAATCATTGCGGCGCTTGAGCAGCGGCAGCCGGAAATGGTGGCGCGATTGAGAAAAATTGCGGAAGCGTGGGGGCAGCCCGACGCGCAGGAAGTTTTTGCCCGAGAATTCGCCGCGATCAAAGGGATTTCGATCGATTACGCGGTGATGGAGCAGGCGCGGGATGTCGCGGTGATTGAAGCGCCTTTCACTTGGGACGATGTCGGTGCCTGGCAGGCCGTGGCGCGGTTGGCCCGCAGCGATGCGGATGGCAACACGGTGAGCGGCCGCCATTTGGGAATTGATACGCAGGGCTGCATCGTTCGCACCGACGAGCATCATCTGGTGGCCACAGTGGGCGTGAACGATTTAATTGTGGTTCACACGCCCGACGCCACGCTGGTGGCCAACCGGCACGATGAGGAAGCGATTCGGCGGATTGTGAGGCTGCTGGAAGAGCGCGGCTGGCGAGAGTATTTATGAGGGAAGAGGAACGAGAGATGAGGGGCGAGAAGACCACGACTGCGGCAACCGGTCGATTGGCGGGAATAGATTTTGGCACAGTGCGAATTGGCGTGGCGATTACCGATCGTGAGAGGCGGATTGTCAGCCCGTTGGACAACTACTCCCGCCGCGGCGAAACGGCCGATGCGGAATACTTTCGGCGGCTTGTTACGGCCGAACAAATTGTCGGCTTTGTGGTGGGCTTGCCCGTCCATTTGGACGGGCGCGAAAGCCAGAAATCGACGGAAGCCAGGCAGTTTGGCGGGTGGCTGGCGCAAGTTACCGGCGTGAATGTGGTATTTTTTGACGAGCGCTTCTCGACGTCGGAAGCGGAGCAAGCATTGGCGGGAGCGGAGTTGACGAAAAAAAAGCGGAAAGCACGGCTGGACAAACTCGCGGCCCAAATTTTGCTAACCGCTTATCTGGAAGCGGGCTGCCCCGCGAGTTTTGAGGCGAAGGGAATTGGATCATGAGTGGGGAGATCAAGGTCAAGTTGAGTTTCAGTCTCAATTGACAGCCGGGCAGCTTCGAAAGAGCCGGCAACATTTCGCCCGTCGCTTGCCCAGGTGACTGTGCATTCTTAAAATCTGGCGGCGAACACTCATCATCGCACACCCTCGATAATTTTATCCATGCTGCAGCGTAAGCCCGTTTTTCCACACGTGATTGAAATGAACTACCAGGCCGGGCAACGCCTGGGGTGCAACGTGTATTTGGTGTATGACAAAAACGAGTGGGTGCTGATCGACGTGGGATTCCAGGAGACGGTGGACGCCATTGTCGATTTAATTCGACAGCTTGATTTTCCTCTGTCGAATTGCAAAACGGTGATCGCCACGCATGCCGATGTCGACCATATCCAGGGTTTGGCCCACATTAAGCAGGCGTTGAAGGCCAATGTCAGCGGGCACCCGAAGGCGGCGGAGCCGTTGGCGAAGGGAGATAAGCTAAAAACCTTTGCGGAAGTCGAGTCGCAAAACATTCATCTCGACATGCCGCCGGTGAAGCTGGATACGTTGATTAATGAGGGCGATATCATCAACGTGGGCGACTTGAATTTGGAAGTGTGGCACACGCCGGGACACACCGACAGCCAACTTTCGTTTCGCTTGGGCAAGCTGCTGTTCAGCGGCGACAATATATATCGGGACGGTTGCGTGGGGGCGATCGACGCCCATCACGGCAGCGATATTCCCTCGTTTCTGAAATCACTGCGGCGCATCCGCGCCAGCGACGTGGAGTGGCTGCTGCCCAGTCACGGGCCGATTTTCCGCAAAGACAACGCATTGTTGGATCGGGCCATCGAACGGCTCGAAGGTTATTTGCACATGGCCGACTGGGGCACGTGTGCCATCGATTGGCCGTTGATGGACGAGTGGGATAAAGAGTTGGAAGCAGGCATCATGCCAGGCGACAAGTGAAGGCAGACAGCAGAAGGCGGAAGGCAGAAAGCAGAAAGAGAGAAGAGGGGCGAGGTGCTAGAGACGAGGCTGGATGCCCGAAGGGTTTGCGCAGGCGGCAATCTTTGACAAATCGTCGTTTTTTAGCGGCGGATTCGCCGTAAACTCTACTACTTGTGCCGCATATTCCCTCAATGCCGTGCGGCACGGTTGACGATGCTGTAACTGACAGGCAAAGTTGGCCGCCGGGCTCCCGCAAGCCCGTGCTAGCATGGCCGTTTGCCTGGCTTATCAACCGAACGATTCGCATCGCGCGTTACTGCTTTCGAACATAAGCATCGACCGCCTGGATGCGATTTTCGCGACTTAGGGGGGATTTCTACATGCTTCGCCGAATTC
It contains:
- a CDS encoding MBL fold metallo-hydrolase, producing the protein MLQRKPVFPHVIEMNYQAGQRLGCNVYLVYDKNEWVLIDVGFQETVDAIVDLIRQLDFPLSNCKTVIATHADVDHIQGLAHIKQALKANVSGHPKAAEPLAKGDKLKTFAEVESQNIHLDMPPVKLDTLINEGDIINVGDLNLEVWHTPGHTDSQLSFRLGKLLFSGDNIYRDGCVGAIDAHHGSDIPSFLKSLRRIRASDVEWLLPSHGPIFRKDNALLDRAIERLEGYLHMADWGTCAIDWPLMDEWDKELEAGIMPGDK
- the ruvX gene encoding Holliday junction resolvase RuvX, encoding MRGEKTTTAATGRLAGIDFGTVRIGVAITDRERRIVSPLDNYSRRGETADAEYFRRLVTAEQIVGFVVGLPVHLDGRESQKSTEARQFGGWLAQVTGVNVVFFDERFSTSEAEQALAGAELTKKKRKARLDKLAAQILLTAYLEAGCPASFEAKGIGS
- a CDS encoding mannose-1-phosphate guanylyltransferase; amino-acid sequence: MLHLVVMAGGAGTRFWPESRAARPKQLLPLAGERTMLQMAVDRLGTLHSAENLWILTAAALIEAVRKQLPALRPDHMIGEPCKRDTAPCIGLAALLLSRNDPNATMAVLPADQVIQPDDQFQRAVKAAAALVEERPERIVTFGIQPTYPATTFGYVERGEGRLQSGALLKSEGTPELRVFQVSRFREKPPASVAQEYVASGRFYWNCGIFVWRASTIIAALEQRQPEMVARLRKIAEAWGQPDAQEVFAREFAAIKGISIDYAVMEQARDVAVIEAPFTWDDVGAWQAVARLARSDADGNTVSGRHLGIDTQGCIVRTDEHHLVATVGVNDLIVVHTPDATLVANRHDEEAIRRIVRLLEERGWREYL